The Thiosulfativibrio zosterae genome has a window encoding:
- the fba gene encoding class II fructose-bisphosphate aldolase (catalyzes the reversible aldol condensation of dihydroxyacetonephosphate and glyceraldehyde 3-phosphate in the Calvin cycle, glycolysis, and/or gluconeogenesis) has translation MAMITLRELMDYAAEHSFGMPAFNVNNMEQVRAIMRAAAAVDSPVILQGSAGARKYAGEPMLRHMIAAACEMYPNVPVVMHQDHGSDVGVCLRAIQSGFTSVMMDGSLMADMKTPASYEYNAGITAEVVKIAHAGGVSVEGELGCLGSLETGKMGEEDGHGSDDVLDHSSLLTDPEEAAQFVKDTNVDCLAVAVGTSHGAYKFTSKPSDDVLKIDQIKKIHERIPTTHLVMHGSSSVPEDWLEIINNYGGDMGQTYGVPVEAIVEGIKYGVRKVNIDTDLRMASTGAIRKHLHDNASNFDPRKFYKAAEDAMMEICKMRFEAFGCAGHASKIKSLGLEEMQARYAKGSLDQQVR, from the coding sequence ATGGCGATGATTACACTTCGTGAATTAATGGACTACGCAGCAGAACACAGTTTTGGTATGCCTGCGTTTAACGTAAACAACATGGAACAGGTTCGTGCCATCATGCGCGCTGCCGCTGCCGTTGACTCTCCAGTAATCCTTCAGGGTTCTGCAGGTGCGCGTAAGTATGCGGGTGAGCCAATGTTGCGTCACATGATCGCAGCCGCTTGCGAAATGTACCCAAATGTTCCAGTTGTTATGCACCAGGATCACGGTTCTGATGTTGGCGTATGTTTACGCGCAATCCAGTCTGGTTTCACATCAGTTATGATGGACGGTTCTTTAATGGCCGATATGAAAACACCAGCTTCTTATGAGTACAACGCTGGAATCACTGCTGAAGTGGTTAAGATTGCCCACGCAGGTGGTGTATCTGTTGAAGGTGAGCTAGGCTGTTTAGGTTCTCTAGAAACTGGTAAGATGGGTGAAGAAGATGGTCACGGTTCTGATGATGTTTTAGACCATTCTTCATTGTTAACTGACCCAGAAGAAGCCGCTCAATTCGTTAAAGATACTAACGTTGACTGTTTAGCGGTTGCAGTAGGAACTTCTCACGGTGCTTACAAGTTCACTTCTAAGCCTTCTGATGATGTTCTAAAAATTGATCAAATCAAAAAAATCCACGAGCGTATTCCAACAACTCACCTTGTAATGCACGGATCTTCTTCTGTTCCAGAAGATTGGCTAGAAATCATCAACAACTACGGTGGTGACATGGGCCAAACTTACGGTGTGCCAGTTGAAGCCATCGTTGAAGGGATTAAGTACGGTGTTCGTAAAGTTAACATCGATACTGATTTGCGTATGGCATCTACTGGTGCAATCCGTAAACACCTACACGACAACGCTTCAAACTTTGACCCACGTAAATTCTACAAAGCAGCTGAAGATGCCATGATGGAAATCTGCAAAATGCGTTTCGAAGCTTTCGGATGTGCGGGTCACGCTTCAAAAATCAAATCACTTGGTTTAGAAGAAATGCAAGCACGTTATGCAAAAGGTTCTTTAGATCAACAAGTTCGTTAA
- the gspD gene encoding type II secretion system secretin GspD, whose amino-acid sequence MKFFNTRWLAASCLILSFAMPQALVAAPVNSPLAQNKVQLTQSFQQAELETVIEAVAKLTGKNFIIDPRVKGKVTLYAPEPMAPEDLYETLLSILRVHGFVAIPGKTAIQIIPANTARDQVPYDFKGAEESDWITEVLTVNNVDASKLVAVLRPLVARDGHLVALSDSNKLIITDSLINVERVKTILKRVDVDESAGYEVIKLEYASAEDLVQTIKKIAPKSASNAVNISFDERSNKIIMAGDLTKRREIRILIAELDVKVPSEGNVQVIYLHYAKAKDLVPVLQKISTNRSLLNSAAANDGGATEVPATAEATAETKPSGVKVTQLDDKTLKSRISIEAEERMNAIVISAPPSVVTALKTVIKQLDIRRAQVLIEAILVEVSESKQAELGVEWGAAGPNGVGLINFSGTLPTIVGSIAAGTPATGVTALGRGASTVVGEVSADNTGWGALIRALNSDTGSNILATPSLLTLDNEEAEIVVGKEVPFQTGSYTGTGTSTTPTNPFNTIERKNVGLSLKVTPQINEGNEVFLEIDQEVSDVLPKGDAVDIQTSKRQIKTSIIVGDGNMIVLGGLLSEKETEVESKVPGLGDLPLIGGLFRSTSNQREKVNLMIFLRPVIVRNNEMSDYYSSKKYSYIRDEQSRVLEQDSGLLNGLRPRMPSEQQWKNSEPAKPYVSELEAKKQADLDAEKAKQAAVKAAPEKTFAEELLGL is encoded by the coding sequence ATGAAATTCTTTAATACTCGATGGCTAGCGGCCAGTTGTTTAATACTCAGTTTTGCAATGCCTCAGGCATTGGTGGCAGCACCTGTTAACAGCCCACTGGCTCAAAACAAAGTTCAACTCACCCAGAGTTTTCAGCAAGCTGAACTGGAAACCGTTATCGAGGCGGTTGCTAAGTTAACTGGTAAAAACTTTATTATTGATCCACGCGTTAAAGGCAAGGTAACCTTGTATGCCCCAGAACCCATGGCGCCAGAAGACTTATATGAAACTTTGCTTTCTATTTTAAGAGTGCATGGTTTTGTGGCAATTCCGGGTAAAACGGCCATTCAAATTATTCCAGCCAATACCGCGCGTGATCAAGTGCCTTATGACTTTAAGGGCGCAGAAGAAAGTGATTGGATTACAGAGGTTTTAACCGTCAACAATGTTGATGCTTCTAAGTTGGTTGCGGTACTGCGTCCATTGGTGGCGCGTGATGGACATTTAGTTGCTTTATCTGACAGTAACAAACTGATTATTACCGATAGTTTGATTAATGTTGAGCGTGTTAAAACGATCTTAAAAAGAGTGGATGTCGATGAGTCTGCGGGCTATGAAGTGATTAAATTAGAATATGCTTCAGCAGAGGATTTGGTGCAAACTATTAAGAAAATTGCGCCAAAATCGGCCAGTAATGCTGTCAATATTTCTTTTGATGAACGCTCTAATAAAATCATTATGGCTGGCGATTTAACAAAGCGTCGCGAGATTCGTATTCTGATTGCAGAATTGGATGTCAAAGTGCCTTCCGAGGGTAATGTTCAAGTCATTTATTTACACTACGCCAAAGCCAAAGATTTGGTGCCTGTGTTGCAAAAAATTTCAACTAACCGCTCTTTACTCAATTCAGCAGCGGCGAATGATGGCGGGGCAACCGAAGTGCCTGCCACCGCAGAAGCGACTGCGGAAACTAAACCTTCTGGGGTTAAAGTCACGCAGTTAGATGATAAAACTCTAAAATCACGCATTAGCATCGAAGCAGAAGAGCGCATGAATGCAATTGTTATCAGTGCGCCACCTTCGGTGGTCACCGCTTTAAAAACCGTGATTAAACAGCTGGATATTCGCCGCGCACAGGTCTTGATTGAGGCTATTTTGGTTGAGGTTTCTGAATCAAAGCAGGCAGAGTTAGGCGTGGAATGGGGTGCTGCTGGACCCAATGGCGTGGGTTTGATTAATTTCTCAGGCACTTTACCGACAATCGTTGGTAGCATTGCTGCGGGCACGCCTGCTACAGGAGTCACCGCATTGGGGCGAGGTGCCAGTACAGTGGTTGGCGAAGTGAGTGCTGATAACACTGGTTGGGGGGCTTTAATTCGTGCACTCAACAGCGACACGGGATCAAACATCTTAGCAACACCCTCTTTGCTCACTTTGGATAACGAAGAAGCCGAAATTGTCGTGGGTAAAGAAGTACCCTTTCAAACAGGCAGTTATACGGGCACAGGCACTTCAACCACACCGACCAATCCCTTTAATACCATTGAGCGTAAAAATGTTGGCTTAAGTTTAAAGGTGACCCCGCAAATTAATGAAGGCAATGAGGTCTTTTTAGAAATTGACCAAGAAGTCTCCGATGTTTTGCCCAAAGGCGATGCGGTTGATATTCAAACCTCTAAGCGTCAAATCAAAACCAGCATTATTGTGGGCGATGGCAATATGATTGTGTTGGGTGGTTTGTTAAGCGAGAAAGAAACCGAAGTCGAGTCAAAAGTACCAGGCCTGGGTGATTTACCCTTAATTGGTGGGTTATTTCGTTCCACATCCAACCAGCGTGAAAAGGTCAATTTAATGATTTTCTTGCGCCCAGTCATCGTGCGCAATAATGAAATGAGCGATTACTACTCGAGCAAAAAATACAGTTATATCCGAGATGAGCAGTCTAGAGTGCTGGAGCAGGATTCTGGATTGTTAAATGGCTTGCGCCCAAGAATGCCCTCGGAACAGCAATGGAAAAACTCAGAACCTGCTAAACCCTATGTTTCAGAATTAGAGGCAAAAAAACAAGCCGATCTTGATGCAGAAAAGGCCAAGCAAGCGGCCGTCAAAGCCGCACCTGAGAAAACCTTTGCCGAGGAACTATTGGGGTTATGA
- the gap gene encoding type I glyceraldehyde-3-phosphate dehydrogenase, with protein sequence MTIKVGINGFGRIGRMAFRAAAKDFKNIEVVAINDLLDPEYLAYMLKYDSVHGRFDGDVSVVDGNLVVNGKTIRITAERNPADLAWGDVGADLVIECTGFFLTEESCQAHIEAGAKKVVQSAPSKDATPMFVYGVNHTEYKGQAIVSAASCTTNGLAPVAKVLNDSFGIKRGLMTTVHAATATQKTVDGPSSKDWRGGRGILENIIPSSTGAAKAVGVVLPALKGKLTGMAFRVPTSDVSVVDLTVELNKEATYEEICAAMKAASEGSMKGVLGYTDESVVSTDFRGDSHPSIFDAKAGIALDATFVKVVAWYDNEYGYTCNMMRVVEHVANN encoded by the coding sequence ATGACAATTAAAGTTGGTATCAATGGTTTCGGCCGTATCGGTCGTATGGCTTTCCGTGCAGCAGCAAAAGACTTCAAAAACATTGAAGTGGTTGCGATTAACGATCTTTTAGATCCAGAATACCTAGCTTACATGTTGAAGTATGATTCTGTTCACGGTCGTTTTGACGGTGATGTTTCTGTGGTAGACGGTAACCTAGTGGTTAACGGTAAGACTATCCGTATCACAGCTGAGCGTAATCCTGCGGATTTAGCTTGGGGTGATGTTGGCGCTGATTTGGTTATCGAATGTACTGGTTTCTTCTTAACTGAAGAATCTTGCCAAGCGCACATTGAAGCCGGTGCTAAGAAAGTTGTGCAATCTGCACCTTCTAAAGATGCTACGCCAATGTTTGTTTACGGTGTTAACCACACTGAATACAAAGGACAAGCGATCGTTTCTGCGGCCTCTTGTACTACTAACGGTTTAGCACCTGTGGCTAAAGTATTAAACGACAGCTTTGGTATTAAGCGTGGTTTGATGACAACTGTTCACGCGGCTACTGCAACTCAAAAAACGGTTGATGGTCCTTCTTCTAAAGATTGGCGCGGTGGTCGTGGTATTCTTGAGAATATCATCCCATCTTCAACAGGTGCGGCTAAGGCGGTAGGTGTTGTTCTACCTGCGCTTAAAGGTAAGTTGACTGGTATGGCTTTCCGTGTACCTACTTCTGATGTGTCAGTGGTAGACTTAACGGTTGAGTTAAACAAAGAAGCGACTTACGAAGAAATCTGTGCTGCTATGAAAGCCGCTTCAGAAGGTTCTATGAAAGGTGTTCTTGGTTACACTGACGAGTCTGTGGTTTCTACAGATTTCCGTGGTGATTCTCACCCATCTATCTTTGACGCTAAAGCCGGTATCGCATTAGATGCTACTTTCGTTAAAGTGGTTGCATGGTACGACAACGAGTATGGTTACACTTGTAACATGATGCGCGTTGTAGAGCATGTTGCTAACAACTAA
- the gspE gene encoding type II secretion system ATPase GspE has protein sequence MSFSMSREIPFSFARKQGVMLRNHPDQGWMLSCLERTPLEALLEIQRLQQGKGFPIEVLSEAAFEKALQTQYANQSASMETMDDVDVDDLESVMAQANAAEDLLESADDAPIIRLLNAILAEAIRKNASDIHIEPFENQLRIRFRMDGQLKVVLTPKVALATMLVSRIKVMAKLDIAEKRLPQDGRIATKLGGRAVDLRVSTIPSSFGERVVMRLLDKSAGRLNLSDLGLPAAQLEGLKKLLNKPHGILLVTGPTGSGKTTTLYGALSRLNNHQRNIMTVEDPVEYNIEGINQTQVNTKADMTFAKGLRAILRQDPDVVMIGEIRDIETAEIAVQASLTGHLVLSTLHTNTAVGAITRLKDMGVEPFLLSSSLLGVMAQRLVRKLCPICKQAHEADAAECATLSVPQATIYQPVGCDACNHTGYQGRMGVYELVSVDDKMRQMIHSETAEQDIEAYAHQFTQSIQASAQQLVLSGQTSLEEVLRVTQK, from the coding sequence ATGAGTTTTTCTATGAGCCGAGAAATTCCATTTTCTTTTGCCCGCAAACAGGGGGTGATGTTGCGCAATCATCCCGACCAAGGATGGATGTTGTCCTGTTTAGAGCGCACGCCTTTAGAGGCCTTGTTAGAAATTCAGCGTTTACAACAGGGTAAGGGTTTCCCGATAGAAGTGCTCAGTGAAGCAGCATTCGAAAAAGCCTTACAAACCCAATATGCCAACCAAAGTGCTTCCATGGAAACCATGGATGATGTCGATGTCGACGATCTTGAAAGTGTGATGGCCCAAGCCAATGCCGCGGAGGACTTGTTAGAAAGCGCCGATGATGCACCGATTATTCGCTTGCTGAATGCCATCCTAGCTGAAGCCATTCGTAAAAACGCATCAGATATTCACATTGAACCTTTTGAAAATCAATTGCGTATTCGTTTTCGCATGGATGGTCAGCTTAAAGTCGTGCTCACGCCTAAGGTTGCCTTAGCCACTATGTTGGTATCGCGTATTAAGGTTATGGCAAAACTCGATATTGCAGAAAAACGCTTGCCCCAAGACGGAAGAATTGCCACCAAGCTAGGCGGCCGTGCTGTCGATTTAAGGGTTTCGACCATACCTTCAAGTTTTGGTGAACGCGTGGTGATGCGTTTGTTAGATAAGAGTGCAGGCCGACTCAATCTAAGTGATTTGGGTTTGCCAGCCGCGCAGCTTGAAGGACTTAAAAAACTACTCAATAAACCTCATGGTATTTTATTAGTCACCGGTCCGACCGGTTCGGGTAAAACCACCACGCTCTATGGAGCGTTAAGTCGTCTTAACAATCATCAGCGCAATATTATGACCGTTGAGGACCCGGTCGAATATAACATTGAAGGCATCAACCAAACCCAAGTCAATACCAAAGCCGACATGACATTTGCCAAAGGCTTGCGTGCCATTTTGCGTCAAGATCCAGATGTGGTGATGATTGGGGAAATTCGCGATATTGAAACCGCAGAAATTGCCGTGCAAGCTTCTTTAACCGGACATTTGGTGTTATCCACTTTGCACACCAATACGGCGGTGGGTGCTATTACGCGTTTAAAAGATATGGGGGTTGAACCCTTCTTGCTCTCGTCAAGTTTATTGGGTGTGATGGCACAGCGTTTGGTGCGTAAGTTATGCCCCATTTGCAAACAAGCCCATGAAGCGGATGCGGCAGAATGCGCGACCTTAAGTGTGCCTCAGGCCACCATTTATCAACCGGTTGGCTGTGATGCTTGCAATCACACTGGCTATCAGGGGCGCATGGGGGTTTATGAGCTGGTGTCGGTAGACGACAAAATGCGCCAGATGATTCACAGTGAAACTGCTGAGCAAGACATTGAAGCCTATGCGCATCAATTTACTCAGTCGATTCAAGCCAGCGCACAACAGTTAGTCTTAAGCGGTCAAACCAGCCTTGAAGAAGTGCTGCGAGTCACTCAGAAGTAA
- a CDS encoding type II secretion system protein N, with protein MPQLKAQINSTNTSGVDSYLFGQVVKSQATSVVKPMAISQEVVATKLNLKLLGIIDLGDRGVAIVQNGGKTQVVAVNEEFMSKVILLDVFAEGILIDNRGKRERLLLEQDANHLVSKVKEKEAVPVALVGRLNEAEQEQLNSIGDTLRKSPMSISKYIKFQPLNENGQWVGVKIWANSDPKLYKSLGFEEGDILREVNGNSIQDMVKDPKLWQTFLNLDQFDLVVDRNGSPQMINVNFR; from the coding sequence ATGCCTCAACTCAAAGCACAAATCAATTCAACAAATACTTCTGGGGTAGATTCTTATTTATTTGGTCAGGTTGTGAAATCTCAAGCAACATCAGTTGTAAAACCCATGGCCATTTCACAAGAAGTTGTTGCAACCAAACTAAACCTAAAACTACTCGGGATTATTGATTTAGGTGATCGAGGTGTTGCTATTGTTCAGAATGGGGGTAAAACTCAAGTTGTTGCGGTTAATGAAGAGTTTATGTCTAAGGTGATTTTATTGGATGTGTTTGCTGAGGGGATTTTGATTGATAATCGCGGTAAGCGGGAGCGTTTATTGCTTGAGCAAGATGCCAATCATTTGGTGAGCAAAGTCAAAGAAAAAGAAGCTGTCCCCGTCGCCTTAGTCGGGCGTTTAAATGAGGCGGAGCAAGAGCAACTAAATTCTATAGGGGATACTTTACGCAAGTCGCCTATGTCCATCTCTAAATATATTAAGTTTCAACCTTTAAATGAAAACGGCCAGTGGGTTGGCGTTAAGATATGGGCTAATTCAGATCCTAAACTCTATAAAAGTTTGGGCTTTGAAGAAGGTGATATTTTGCGCGAAGTAAATGGCAACTCTATTCAAGATATGGTGAAAGATCCTAAGCTGTGGCAGACTTTCTTGAATTTAGATCAATTTGATTTGGTGGTGGATCGCAATGGGTCGCCACAAATGATTAATGTTAATTTTCGATAA
- the gspF gene encoding type II secretion system inner membrane protein GspF, with protein MATFEYKALTAQGKTQKGFSEGDSARQVRQGLRDQGLTPLEVTAVEAKKSAHTGNGWFVPKIKTADLASLTRQLYTLLEAGMPLTESLKAVAQQSDTKLVKGFVNSLYNKVTEGHSYAQALLLSPYKVSEEYIATIRAGEESGHLEQVLSRLADAIEQQEKMNRKLKSAMIYPTLMVVMSVAIIVFLMAFVVPKVVSVFDNMSQELPPLTQGMLVMSDFVQHQWGLLLLIILGLGILYKILMRNPRWKFRRDSVLLRLPLVKKFLIYASAARWARTLGVLLSSGVAVTDALRISSEVMTLLPLKEKVLKMVEEVREGKKLQDAMRDARFFPALMLNLVQTGEGQGQVDAMLLKGASHYEQEVESVAATLVALLEPLMIVVMGGVVLTIVLAIMLPIFQMNQMVGH; from the coding sequence ATGGCAACCTTTGAATATAAAGCCTTAACCGCACAGGGTAAAACGCAAAAAGGGTTTAGTGAAGGCGACTCTGCGCGCCAAGTGCGCCAAGGTTTGCGAGACCAAGGCTTAACACCTTTGGAGGTGACGGCGGTTGAAGCCAAAAAATCGGCGCACACCGGTAATGGGTGGTTTGTTCCTAAAATTAAAACGGCAGATTTGGCCTCTTTAACGCGCCAGCTTTATACCTTGCTAGAGGCGGGCATGCCGCTCACAGAATCGCTCAAGGCAGTGGCGCAACAATCAGACACCAAACTGGTCAAAGGGTTTGTGAATAGCCTTTATAACAAGGTGACAGAAGGTCATTCCTACGCCCAAGCCTTACTGTTGTCGCCTTATAAAGTGTCCGAAGAATATATTGCAACGATTCGTGCCGGTGAGGAAAGTGGTCATTTAGAACAGGTGCTGTCGCGTTTGGCGGATGCCATTGAACAGCAAGAAAAAATGAATCGCAAACTCAAGTCCGCCATGATTTACCCCACCCTAATGGTGGTGATGTCAGTAGCCATTATTGTGTTTTTAATGGCGTTTGTGGTGCCCAAAGTGGTGTCGGTGTTTGACAATATGTCGCAAGAACTGCCGCCCTTAACCCAAGGCATGCTGGTGATGAGTGATTTCGTACAGCATCAATGGGGTTTGTTGCTACTGATTATTTTGGGGTTGGGGATTTTGTATAAAATTTTAATGCGCAATCCCCGCTGGAAGTTTCGTCGCGACAGCGTTTTGTTGCGTTTACCCTTGGTTAAAAAATTTTTAATCTATGCTTCTGCTGCTCGTTGGGCCAGAACGCTAGGCGTGTTATTGTCGAGTGGTGTAGCGGTGACCGACGCATTACGCATTTCATCAGAAGTGATGACCTTGCTGCCCCTCAAAGAAAAAGTGCTTAAGATGGTTGAAGAAGTCCGCGAAGGCAAAAAGCTGCAAGACGCCATGCGCGATGCCAGATTTTTTCCCGCCTTAATGTTGAATTTGGTGCAAACCGGCGAAGGTCAAGGTCAGGTTGATGCCATGTTGCTTAAAGGTGCCAGTCATTATGAGCAAGAAGTAGAAAGTGTTGCCGCCACCCTGGTCGCTTTGTTAGAACCTTTAATGATTGTGGTGATGGGGGGTGTGGTTTTGACCATTGTCCTGGCCATTATGCTACCGATATTCCAAATGAACCAAATGGTGGGTCACTAA
- a CDS encoding phosphoglycerate kinase, with product MSVIKMSDLAQAGKLAGKRVLIREDLNVPIKDGKVTSDARIRASMPTIKMAAEAGAKVMLMSHIGRPEEGVYDEASSLAPVAKDLSEKLGKEVRLIKDYIDGGFEVADGEVVLLENVRFNKGEGKNTEELSKKYAALCDVYVMDAFGTAHRAQASTHGAGAFADTACAGPLLAAELEALGKALHNPARPLVAIVGGSKVSTKLTVLESLSEKVDQLVVGGGIANTFIAAAGNNVGKSLYEADLIPTCNKLNEIMSARGAAIPLATDVVTGKEFSPTAAAETKNVSEVVSDDMIFDIGPDSAAELAAIIKNAGTVVWNGPVGVFEFDQFGEGTKAISMAIAESSAFSIAGGGDTLAAIDKYGIEDQVSYISTGGGAFLEFLEGKILPAVEMLEKAAAKK from the coding sequence ATGTCTGTTATCAAGATGTCTGATTTAGCCCAAGCTGGCAAACTCGCTGGCAAACGCGTACTAATTCGTGAAGACTTAAATGTACCGATTAAAGATGGAAAAGTAACTTCTGATGCGCGTATTCGTGCATCTATGCCGACCATTAAGATGGCCGCTGAAGCGGGTGCTAAGGTTATGTTGATGTCTCATATCGGTCGTCCAGAAGAGGGTGTTTATGATGAAGCTTCATCACTAGCGCCTGTGGCTAAAGACTTATCTGAAAAACTAGGCAAAGAAGTTCGTTTGATCAAAGACTATATTGATGGTGGATTTGAGGTTGCTGATGGTGAAGTCGTTCTTTTAGAAAACGTGCGCTTCAACAAAGGCGAAGGCAAAAACACAGAAGAGCTTTCTAAGAAATACGCAGCCCTTTGCGATGTTTATGTTATGGATGCTTTCGGTACTGCTCACCGTGCGCAAGCCTCAACGCATGGCGCGGGTGCATTTGCAGACACCGCATGTGCAGGTCCTTTATTGGCAGCTGAGTTAGAAGCCCTAGGTAAAGCATTGCACAATCCAGCGCGTCCTTTAGTGGCGATTGTTGGGGGTTCAAAAGTATCTACTAAGTTAACAGTTTTAGAATCTTTATCTGAAAAGGTTGATCAGTTAGTTGTGGGTGGTGGTATCGCTAACACCTTCATCGCAGCCGCTGGAAACAATGTAGGTAAGTCTTTATATGAAGCAGATTTAATCCCTACTTGTAACAAATTGAACGAAATTATGTCTGCGCGTGGTGCAGCCATTCCTTTGGCAACAGATGTTGTAACGGGCAAAGAATTCTCGCCAACAGCCGCTGCTGAAACTAAAAATGTTTCTGAAGTGGTTTCTGATGACATGATTTTTGATATCGGTCCAGATTCAGCCGCTGAATTAGCAGCAATCATCAAAAATGCTGGCACAGTGGTTTGGAATGGTCCAGTAGGTGTGTTTGAATTTGACCAATTTGGTGAAGGCACAAAAGCCATCTCTATGGCGATTGCAGAATCTTCAGCCTTCTCTATCGCAGGCGGTGGTGACACTCTAGCTGCGATTGACAAATACGGCATTGAAGATCAAGTGTCTTACATCTCAACTGGGGGCGGTGCGTTCTTAGAGTTTTTAGAAGGCAAAATCCTACCAGCCGTTGAAATGCTAGAAAAAGCAGCAGCTAAAAAATAA
- the pyk gene encoding pyruvate kinase, with protein MASGLRRAKIVATLGPATDREGEMEKMILAGLDVVRINMSHGEPEEHIGRANRVRELAEKYDRQVGVLVDLQGPKIRITRFRDGFIMLKEGDKFALDNNVDKYEGNQNEVGLTYKNLPYDCKAGNRLLLDDGRIVMDVDSVEGERVNCTVVVGGKLSNNKGINLMGGGLSAAALTEKDKEDILTAAKINCDYLALSFPRSAEDVEECRALAEKAGLFCSIVSKVERAEAVADDFTLDGIILASDVIMIARGDLGVEVGDAQLPALQKKMIKRARQLNRVTITATQMMETMIDNAIPTRAEVFDVANAVMDGTDAVMLSGETAVGHSPSLVIKTMGEICREAEKSRSTRESTHRIDESFTAVDETIAMAAMYAANHFNVSCIAALTESGNTPLLMSRISSGIPIVALTPHLATRRKVTMYRGVYPSTVDYTGLTDEEVQTSIINQLKYRNIVKSGDTMLITRGQARGAMGGTNQLEIVKVP; from the coding sequence ATGGCATCAGGATTAAGAAGAGCCAAGATTGTCGCCACTTTAGGGCCAGCGACTGACCGCGAAGGCGAAATGGAAAAAATGATTTTGGCAGGTCTGGATGTTGTGCGTATTAATATGTCGCACGGCGAGCCAGAAGAGCATATCGGTCGCGCGAATCGCGTTCGTGAATTGGCAGAAAAATATGACCGTCAAGTCGGTGTATTAGTCGATTTACAAGGTCCTAAGATTCGTATTACCCGTTTCAGAGATGGGTTTATCATGTTGAAAGAAGGCGATAAATTCGCACTCGATAACAATGTTGATAAATACGAAGGTAACCAAAACGAAGTTGGTTTAACCTACAAAAATTTACCCTATGACTGTAAAGCAGGCAATCGTTTACTACTGGATGATGGCCGTATCGTGATGGATGTTGACAGTGTTGAGGGTGAGCGCGTTAACTGTACGGTTGTTGTGGGTGGAAAGTTATCCAATAACAAGGGTATTAACCTAATGGGTGGCGGTTTATCGGCAGCAGCGTTGACTGAAAAAGACAAAGAAGACATCCTAACTGCGGCTAAGATTAACTGTGATTATTTAGCCTTATCTTTCCCGCGTTCAGCCGAAGATGTAGAAGAATGTCGTGCATTGGCTGAAAAAGCCGGTTTGTTCTGCAGTATAGTTTCGAAAGTAGAACGCGCTGAAGCCGTTGCCGATGATTTTACCTTAGATGGAATTATTCTAGCCTCAGATGTCATTATGATTGCCCGAGGTGATTTAGGGGTTGAAGTCGGTGATGCACAGCTTCCTGCACTACAAAAGAAAATGATTAAACGCGCCCGTCAGTTAAATCGTGTCACCATCACGGCAACGCAAATGATGGAAACTATGATTGATAACGCTATACCGACTCGTGCGGAAGTGTTTGATGTGGCCAACGCGGTTATGGATGGTACGGATGCGGTTATGTTATCTGGCGAAACCGCTGTTGGCCATTCTCCAAGCTTGGTCATTAAGACCATGGGTGAAATTTGTCGCGAAGCAGAAAAATCACGCTCAACCCGTGAATCAACGCACCGTATTGACGAATCCTTTACGGCTGTGGATGAAACCATTGCTATGGCTGCGATGTATGCTGCCAACCATTTTAATGTGTCTTGTATCGCCGCCTTAACAGAATCGGGTAACACACCCTTGTTAATGTCGCGTATTAGTTCTGGCATTCCAATTGTTGCTTTAACGCCGCATTTAGCAACTCGCCGTAAAGTTACCATGTACCGTGGTGTTTATCCTTCAACAGTGGATTACACCGGCTTAACTGACGAAGAAGTACAAACCAGTATTATTAACCAACTTAAGTATCGCAATATTGTAAAATCGGGTGATACTATGTTGATCACTCGTGGACAAGCTCGTGGCGCCATGGGTGGCACGAACCAGTTAGAAATTGTTAAAGTTCCTTAA